One part of the Musa acuminata AAA Group cultivar baxijiao chromosome BXJ1-5, Cavendish_Baxijiao_AAA, whole genome shotgun sequence genome encodes these proteins:
- the LOC135673851 gene encoding protein PIN-LIKES 7-like isoform X3: MEFWSLLMVASRPVLQVLLVSLIGAFLASGYVNILSSNARRDVNKIVFVVFIPALVFASLAKTVTAKDIISWWFMPVNIGITFLIGGILGWAAVKMLKLEHNLQALVIASCSAGNLGAMPLIIVPAICDEDGNPFGLSKICRVQGISYASFSMVVGNLFIWTHTYSLIRKSVSHSSGNHGHDVLTRMNKNPETNRKTRMFDAQEEQDYDDRRALLLPPSDTSDRTAEHRSKSQRHNYAHLGEIEGDLSQNVGGIVISTNNFCDNWLRCGCYTMVKGIHSWRNSPTQSCSRFHDITRGWHHTLHDHHSRWQSNTRTAQVHSKASGNRSHHLCAVRHPSSLWHCCGHGCRSSRFPATISAVLLYHTYTIYSPPCHEYRYNGTIV; the protein is encoded by the exons ATGGAATTCTGGTCTCTGCTCATGGTGGCTTCCAGACCGGTGCTGCAAGTGCTGCTTGTAAGCCTCATCGGAGCTTTTCTTGCATCTGGTTATGTCAACATCCTTTCCTCCAATGCACGCAGAGACGTCAACAAG ATCGTGTTTGTTGTCTTCATCCCAGCCCTGGTGTTTGCAAGCTTAGCAAAGACTGTGACAGCAAAGGACATCATTTCTTG GTGGTTTATGCCTGTAAACATTGGGATCACATTCTTGATTGGTGGAATCCTTGGGTGGGCTGCAGTGAAGATGTTGAAGCTGGAGCATAACCTTCAAGCCCTCGTCATTGCAAGTTGCTCAGCAG GTAATTTAGGTGCTATGCCCTTGATTATTGTCCCAGCAATCTGTGATGAGGATGGCAATCCATTTGGGTTATCCAAGATTTGCCGTGTCCAAGGAATCTCCTACGCATCTTTTTCGATGGTG GTTGGAAATTTGTTCATATGGACACACACCTACAGTCTAATTAGAAAATCTGTAAGTCATTCTTCTGGAAACCACGGACATGATGTGCTAACAAGGATGAACAAGAATCCAGAGACGAACAGGAAAACTAGAATGTTTGATGCGCAAGAGGAACAAGATTACGATGATCGACGGGCCTTGCTTCTGCCACCATCTGATACAAGTGACAGAACTGCAGAACATCGAAGT AAATCTCAGCGACATAATTATGCACATTTGGGAGAAATTGAAGGGGACCTTTCACAAAATGTCGGAGGAATTGTTATCTCCACCAACAATTTCTGCG ATAATTGGCTTCGCTGTGGGTGCTATACCATGGTTAAAGGCATTCATAGTTGGAGAAACAGCCCCACTCAAAGTTGTTCACGATTCCATGACATTACTAGG GGATGGCACCATACCCTGCACGATCATCATTCTCGGTGGCAATCTAACACAAG GACTGCGCAAGTCCACAGTAAAGCCTCTGGTAATCGTAGCCATCATCTGTGTGCGGTACGTCATCCTTCCTCTCTCTGGCATTGTTGTGGTCATGGCTGCAGGTCGTCTAGGTTTCCTGCCACAATCTCCGCTGTATTGCTTTATCATACTTATACAATATACAGTCCCCCCTGCCATGAGTATCG GTACAATGGCACAATTGTTTGA
- the LOC135673851 gene encoding protein PIN-LIKES 7-like isoform X1 — translation MEFWSLLMVASRPVLQVLLVSLIGAFLASGYVNILSSNARRDVNKIVFVVFIPALVFASLAKTVTAKDIISWWFMPVNIGITFLIGGILGWAAVKMLKLEHNLQALVIASCSAGNLGAMPLIIVPAICDEDGNPFGLSKICRVQGISYASFSMVVGNLFIWTHTYSLIRKSVSHSSGNHGHDVLTRMNKNPETNRKTRMFDAQEEQDYDDRRALLLPPSDTSDRTAEHRSETEGQLLGRNLSDIIMHIWEKLKGTFHKMSEELLSPPTISAIIGFAVGAIPWLKAFIVGETAPLKVVHDSMTLLGDGTIPCTIIILGGNLTQGLRKSTVKPLVIVAIICVRYVILPLSGIVVVMAAGRLGFLPQSPLYCFIILIQYTVPPAMSIGTMAQLFDACQEECSVIFLWTYLVAAFAVTIWSVVFMWILL, via the exons ATGGAATTCTGGTCTCTGCTCATGGTGGCTTCCAGACCGGTGCTGCAAGTGCTGCTTGTAAGCCTCATCGGAGCTTTTCTTGCATCTGGTTATGTCAACATCCTTTCCTCCAATGCACGCAGAGACGTCAACAAG ATCGTGTTTGTTGTCTTCATCCCAGCCCTGGTGTTTGCAAGCTTAGCAAAGACTGTGACAGCAAAGGACATCATTTCTTG GTGGTTTATGCCTGTAAACATTGGGATCACATTCTTGATTGGTGGAATCCTTGGGTGGGCTGCAGTGAAGATGTTGAAGCTGGAGCATAACCTTCAAGCCCTCGTCATTGCAAGTTGCTCAGCAG GTAATTTAGGTGCTATGCCCTTGATTATTGTCCCAGCAATCTGTGATGAGGATGGCAATCCATTTGGGTTATCCAAGATTTGCCGTGTCCAAGGAATCTCCTACGCATCTTTTTCGATGGTG GTTGGAAATTTGTTCATATGGACACACACCTACAGTCTAATTAGAAAATCTGTAAGTCATTCTTCTGGAAACCACGGACATGATGTGCTAACAAGGATGAACAAGAATCCAGAGACGAACAGGAAAACTAGAATGTTTGATGCGCAAGAGGAACAAGATTACGATGATCGACGGGCCTTGCTTCTGCCACCATCTGATACAAGTGACAGAACTGCAGAACATCGAAGT GAGACTGAGGGACAATTGTTGGGCAGAAATCTCAGCGACATAATTATGCACATTTGGGAGAAATTGAAGGGGACCTTTCACAAAATGTCGGAGGAATTGTTATCTCCACCAACAATTTCTGCG ATAATTGGCTTCGCTGTGGGTGCTATACCATGGTTAAAGGCATTCATAGTTGGAGAAACAGCCCCACTCAAAGTTGTTCACGATTCCATGACATTACTAGG GGATGGCACCATACCCTGCACGATCATCATTCTCGGTGGCAATCTAACACAAG GACTGCGCAAGTCCACAGTAAAGCCTCTGGTAATCGTAGCCATCATCTGTGTGCGGTACGTCATCCTTCCTCTCTCTGGCATTGTTGTGGTCATGGCTGCAGGTCGTCTAGGTTTCCTGCCACAATCTCCGCTGTATTGCTTTATCATACTTATACAATATACAGTCCCCCCTGCCATGAGTATCG GTACAATGGCACAATTGTTTGATGCATGTCAAGAAGAGTGCTCTGTGATCTTCCTATGGACTTACTTGGTTGCTGCCTTCGCGGTCACAATTTGGTCAGTGGTCTTCATGTGGATCCTATTATAG
- the LOC135673851 gene encoding protein PIN-LIKES 7-like isoform X2: MEFWSLLMVASRPVLQVLLVSLIGAFLASGYVNILSSNARRDVNKIVFVVFIPALVFASLAKTVTAKDIISWWFMPVNIGITFLIGGILGWAAVKMLKLEHNLQALVIASCSAGNLGAMPLIIVPAICDEDGNPFGLSKICRVQGISYASFSMVVGNLFIWTHTYSLIRKSVSHSSGNHGHDVLTRMNKNPETNRKTRMFDAQEEQDYDDRRALLLPPSDTSDRTAEHRSETEGQLLGRNLSDIIMHIWEKLKGTFHKMSEELLSPPTISAVSLSTLKNNWLRCGCYTMVKGIHSWRNSPTQSCSRFHDITRGWHHTLHDHHSRWQSNTRTAQVHSKASGNRSHHLCAVRHPSSLWHCCGHGCRSSRFPATISAVLLYHTYTIYSPPCHEYRYNGTIV; the protein is encoded by the exons ATGGAATTCTGGTCTCTGCTCATGGTGGCTTCCAGACCGGTGCTGCAAGTGCTGCTTGTAAGCCTCATCGGAGCTTTTCTTGCATCTGGTTATGTCAACATCCTTTCCTCCAATGCACGCAGAGACGTCAACAAG ATCGTGTTTGTTGTCTTCATCCCAGCCCTGGTGTTTGCAAGCTTAGCAAAGACTGTGACAGCAAAGGACATCATTTCTTG GTGGTTTATGCCTGTAAACATTGGGATCACATTCTTGATTGGTGGAATCCTTGGGTGGGCTGCAGTGAAGATGTTGAAGCTGGAGCATAACCTTCAAGCCCTCGTCATTGCAAGTTGCTCAGCAG GTAATTTAGGTGCTATGCCCTTGATTATTGTCCCAGCAATCTGTGATGAGGATGGCAATCCATTTGGGTTATCCAAGATTTGCCGTGTCCAAGGAATCTCCTACGCATCTTTTTCGATGGTG GTTGGAAATTTGTTCATATGGACACACACCTACAGTCTAATTAGAAAATCTGTAAGTCATTCTTCTGGAAACCACGGACATGATGTGCTAACAAGGATGAACAAGAATCCAGAGACGAACAGGAAAACTAGAATGTTTGATGCGCAAGAGGAACAAGATTACGATGATCGACGGGCCTTGCTTCTGCCACCATCTGATACAAGTGACAGAACTGCAGAACATCGAAGT GAGACTGAGGGACAATTGTTGGGCAGAAATCTCAGCGACATAATTATGCACATTTGGGAGAAATTGAAGGGGACCTTTCACAAAATGTCGGAGGAATTGTTATCTCCACCAACAATTTCTGCGGTATCTTTGTCTACCTTAAAAA ATAATTGGCTTCGCTGTGGGTGCTATACCATGGTTAAAGGCATTCATAGTTGGAGAAACAGCCCCACTCAAAGTTGTTCACGATTCCATGACATTACTAGG GGATGGCACCATACCCTGCACGATCATCATTCTCGGTGGCAATCTAACACAAG GACTGCGCAAGTCCACAGTAAAGCCTCTGGTAATCGTAGCCATCATCTGTGTGCGGTACGTCATCCTTCCTCTCTCTGGCATTGTTGTGGTCATGGCTGCAGGTCGTCTAGGTTTCCTGCCACAATCTCCGCTGTATTGCTTTATCATACTTATACAATATACAGTCCCCCCTGCCATGAGTATCG GTACAATGGCACAATTGTTTGA
- the LOC135673851 gene encoding protein PIN-LIKES 7-like isoform X4: MEFWSLLMVASRPVLQVLLVSLIGAFLASGYVNILSSNARRDVNKIVFVVFIPALVFASLAKTVTAKDIISWWFMPVNIGITFLIGGILGWAAVKMLKLEHNLQALVIASCSAGNLGAMPLIIVPAICDEDGNPFGLSKICRVQGISYASFSMVVGNLFIWTHTYSLIRKSVSHSSGNHGHDVLTRMNKNPETNRKTRMFDAQEEQDYDDRRALLLPPSDTSDRTAEHRSETEGQLLGRNLSDIIMHIWEKLKGTFHKMSEELLSPPTISAIIGFAVGAIPWLKAFIVGETAPLKVVHDSMTLLGTAQVHSKASGNRSHHLCAVRHPSSLWHCCGHGCRSSRFPATISAVLLYHTYTIYSPPCHEYRYNGTIV; the protein is encoded by the exons ATGGAATTCTGGTCTCTGCTCATGGTGGCTTCCAGACCGGTGCTGCAAGTGCTGCTTGTAAGCCTCATCGGAGCTTTTCTTGCATCTGGTTATGTCAACATCCTTTCCTCCAATGCACGCAGAGACGTCAACAAG ATCGTGTTTGTTGTCTTCATCCCAGCCCTGGTGTTTGCAAGCTTAGCAAAGACTGTGACAGCAAAGGACATCATTTCTTG GTGGTTTATGCCTGTAAACATTGGGATCACATTCTTGATTGGTGGAATCCTTGGGTGGGCTGCAGTGAAGATGTTGAAGCTGGAGCATAACCTTCAAGCCCTCGTCATTGCAAGTTGCTCAGCAG GTAATTTAGGTGCTATGCCCTTGATTATTGTCCCAGCAATCTGTGATGAGGATGGCAATCCATTTGGGTTATCCAAGATTTGCCGTGTCCAAGGAATCTCCTACGCATCTTTTTCGATGGTG GTTGGAAATTTGTTCATATGGACACACACCTACAGTCTAATTAGAAAATCTGTAAGTCATTCTTCTGGAAACCACGGACATGATGTGCTAACAAGGATGAACAAGAATCCAGAGACGAACAGGAAAACTAGAATGTTTGATGCGCAAGAGGAACAAGATTACGATGATCGACGGGCCTTGCTTCTGCCACCATCTGATACAAGTGACAGAACTGCAGAACATCGAAGT GAGACTGAGGGACAATTGTTGGGCAGAAATCTCAGCGACATAATTATGCACATTTGGGAGAAATTGAAGGGGACCTTTCACAAAATGTCGGAGGAATTGTTATCTCCACCAACAATTTCTGCG ATAATTGGCTTCGCTGTGGGTGCTATACCATGGTTAAAGGCATTCATAGTTGGAGAAACAGCCCCACTCAAAGTTGTTCACGATTCCATGACATTACTAGG GACTGCGCAAGTCCACAGTAAAGCCTCTGGTAATCGTAGCCATCATCTGTGTGCGGTACGTCATCCTTCCTCTCTCTGGCATTGTTGTGGTCATGGCTGCAGGTCGTCTAGGTTTCCTGCCACAATCTCCGCTGTATTGCTTTATCATACTTATACAATATACAGTCCCCCCTGCCATGAGTATCG GTACAATGGCACAATTGTTTGA